Proteins encoded together in one Mycoplasma miroungirhinis window:
- the nusG gene encoding transcription termination/antitermination protein NusG: MTNTKGEKLMYKWYMVSTVSGKEQKVKETLENKIQTTGMQEFFEQIRIFQMPHLTSKELEKKTRGEQYKPTFINMYKGYIFIKMCMSDDSWYLVRNTQYVTGLIGSSGKGAKPTPISKRKIEEMENKEKLLQEEFATGNIETAFKEQTIVRVVQKDSPYFGSEGAIIQNNDKEEKAFVEIEIFGRKTPTQFDYKDLEIIG, encoded by the coding sequence ATGACAAATACAAAAGGTGAAAAATTAATGTATAAATGATATATGGTTTCTACTGTTTCAGGTAAAGAACAAAAAGTTAAAGAAACATTAGAAAACAAAATCCAAACAACAGGAATGCAAGAATTTTTTGAACAAATTAGAATTTTCCAAATGCCACATTTAACAAGTAAAGAACTTGAGAAAAAAACTCGTGGTGAACAATATAAACCTACTTTTATAAATATGTATAAAGGATACATTTTTATAAAAATGTGTATGAGTGACGATTCTTGATATTTAGTTCGTAATACACAATATGTAACAGGATTAATCGGATCTTCTGGTAAAGGAGCAAAACCTACCCCTATTTCAAAAAGAAAAATAGAGGAAATGGAAAATAAAGAAAAATTATTACAAGAAGAATTTGCAACTGGGAACATTGAAACTGCTTTTAAAGAACAAACTATTGTTAGAGTGGTTCAAAAAGATAGTCCTTACTTTGGATCAGAAGGTGCTATTATTCAAAACAATGATAAAGAAGAAAAAGCATTTGTGGAAATAGAAATATTTGGAAGAAAAACCCCAACTCAATTTGATTATAAAGATTTAGAAATAATTGGTTAA
- the rpmG gene encoding 50S ribosomal protein L33: MKKQSKKVSLACIICKQKNYSTNKSIEKKRLEINKFCRFCNAKTLHKEEK, from the coding sequence ATGAAAAAGCAAAGCAAAAAAGTTTCATTAGCATGTATTATATGTAAACAAAAAAACTATTCAACAAATAAATCAATTGAAAAAAAAAGATTAGAGATAAATAAATTTTGTCGTTTTTGTAATGCAAAAACATTGCATAAGGAGGAAAAATAA
- a CDS encoding preprotein translocase subunit SecE, whose translation MNQRNDNKIEPFQNLSFAESQALKEKLPPVTKERPFRSFRKDIKRIIWPKAKKAWKWYAFTLLFLVVFAVLFFLITVFFTNIWNSLGIKL comes from the coding sequence ATGAATCAAAGAAATGATAATAAAATTGAGCCATTTCAAAATCTTTCTTTTGCTGAATCACAAGCTTTAAAAGAAAAACTACCTCCAGTTACAAAAGAAAGACCTTTTCGTTCATTTCGAAAAGATATTAAAAGAATTATTTGACCAAAGGCTAAAAAAGCTTGAAAATGATATGCCTTTACATTACTATTTTTAGTAGTTTTTGCTGTTTTATTTTTTCTAATAACAGTATTTTTTACAAATATATGAAATTCATTAGGAATTAAATTATAA
- a CDS encoding MYPU_1760 family metalloprotease: protein MKFKFTKKNIPKDTSLFKWVVLGSVISIASISLGVGAVFGIVLNNKSDIYVAAEGEYIEFNAKYDKNGSLNDKYDPRILSIRQWAYAKDNENNLKYFLDQDGMKKLAYAFARKGGYGPEITELVRVNINKPNIKNTHKKAANGLFIGSYEQIYLSTDSLMFTEDKKLRKLRTPWYQVNNDIKIELILPTLIHEYMHHIAAIYAQSMIINDEFQDEFATDEIIDNLRIDESINLDEKKIKEFGKTVYNKKFLDDFKESLLFSDKYKEYKLEKNAFNDSKYTSIYKQYSASELFKRANYLQTKNNQWANHDFSFNHDFKEWIQYVNPLKNDDLNYYFSFEELIPREFLKLSYIPQKPYDQPFSQDGGYFGFDNDPNTPFISSYTEDISHVLGIFTQNFTGEMQVYRTKLYGSDWVFNDTFTPTKNNKITQEEVQEILTYGNWIKNLLNFFNSKTLPNPQLRQKLLYKAYLDLLGYGLPISQISSDNSFLDLISEKGYSPKNKNVQEKAKEAYNKLKIEGYINIKDAFKNNQFRKTFLKNNHLIIDDGINKNILDIIINEGNLRTKSNWRNSEQQGGQDLGPEFVGLNNFYFSYFTKQAIDIKKINLNKDIKISFWEDKNEDNKIQDDEIMQIDKEIAYHRYKDIKRRISNYRRLINTLLPNIQTYYLDYQRDQESTKDPEFTIKLKYYGKI from the coding sequence ATGAAATTCAAGTTTACAAAAAAAAATATACCAAAAGACACTTCTTTATTTAAGTGGGTTGTTTTAGGTTCAGTAATTTCTATCGCATCAATTTCCCTTGGAGTTGGTGCTGTTTTTGGAATTGTTTTAAACAACAAATCTGATATTTATGTAGCAGCTGAAGGTGAATATATAGAATTTAATGCTAAATACGACAAAAACGGTTCATTAAATGATAAATACGATCCTAGAATTCTTAGCATCAGACAATGAGCATATGCAAAAGATAATGAAAATAATTTAAAGTATTTTTTAGATCAAGACGGAATGAAAAAACTTGCTTATGCATTTGCAAGAAAAGGTGGTTATGGTCCTGAAATTACAGAATTAGTGAGAGTAAATATAAATAAACCTAATATAAAAAATACTCATAAAAAAGCAGCAAACGGTTTATTTATAGGTTCATATGAGCAAATATATCTTTCTACTGATAGTTTAATGTTTACTGAAGATAAAAAATTAAGAAAATTAAGAACACCTTGATATCAAGTTAATAATGATATTAAAATTGAATTAATTTTACCTACTTTAATTCATGAATATATGCATCATATTGCAGCAATTTATGCTCAATCTATGATTATAAATGATGAATTTCAAGACGAATTTGCAACTGATGAAATTATTGATAATTTAAGAATTGATGAATCAATAAATCTTGATGAAAAAAAAATAAAAGAGTTTGGAAAAACAGTATATAACAAAAAATTTCTAGATGATTTTAAAGAATCATTATTATTTAGTGACAAATATAAAGAATATAAATTAGAAAAAAATGCTTTTAATGATTCAAAATACACTTCAATTTATAAACAATATTCTGCAAGTGAATTATTTAAAAGAGCAAATTATTTACAAACAAAAAATAACCAATGAGCAAATCATGATTTTAGTTTTAATCATGACTTCAAAGAATGAATTCAATATGTTAACCCTTTAAAAAATGATGATTTAAATTATTATTTTAGTTTTGAGGAATTAATTCCCAGAGAATTTTTAAAATTAAGTTATATACCTCAAAAACCATATGACCAACCTTTTTCACAAGATGGTGGATATTTTGGTTTTGATAATGATCCAAATACTCCTTTTATTAGTTCATATACTGAAGATATAAGTCATGTTTTAGGAATTTTTACACAAAATTTTACTGGTGAAATGCAAGTATATCGTACAAAATTATATGGTAGCGATTGAGTATTTAATGACACATTTACTCCAACAAAAAATAATAAAATCACACAAGAAGAAGTGCAAGAAATTTTAACTTATGGAAATTGAATTAAAAATTTATTAAACTTTTTTAATTCAAAAACTTTACCTAATCCTCAATTAAGACAAAAATTACTTTATAAAGCATATTTAGATTTACTAGGTTATGGTCTGCCTATTTCACAAATTTCATCAGATAATAGTTTTTTAGATTTAATAAGTGAAAAAGGTTATTCACCTAAAAATAAAAATGTTCAAGAAAAAGCAAAAGAAGCATACAATAAGTTGAAAATTGAAGGTTATATTAATATAAAAGATGCATTTAAGAATAATCAATTTAGAAAAACATTTTTAAAAAATAATCACCTAATAATTGATGATGGAATTAACAAAAATATTCTTGATATCATTATAAATGAGGGTAATTTAAGAACAAAAAGTAATTGAAGAAACTCAGAACAACAAGGTGGCCAAGATCTAGGACCTGAATTTGTTGGTTTAAACAATTTTTATTTTAGTTATTTTACAAAACAAGCAATTGATATTAAAAAAATAAATTTAAATAAAGACATAAAAATATCATTCTGAGAAGATAAAAATGAAGATAATAAAATCCAAGATGATGAAATTATGCAAATTGATAAAGAAATTGCATATCATAGATATAAAGACATTAAAAGAAGAATTTCTAATTATAGAAGATTAATAAATACTCTTTTACCTAATATTCAAACATATTATTTAGACTATCAAAGAGACCAAGAATCTACAAAAGATCCTGAATTTACTATAAAATTAAAATATTATGGAAAAATTTAA
- the trmB gene encoding tRNA (guanosine(46)-N7)-methyltransferase TrmB, whose translation MRLKFNKEAEGILNASEILLKQRPIYFDQTTYVEIGMGKGQMISQMALENPHINFIGWEKYSTIALYALKKIQKNNISNLKLIVDDATNIEEILASKVDKIYLTFSDPWPKKRHAKRRLLHRNFLTKFSHVLKPDGIIIFKTDNDFLYNFALEELEFLNANIIFQTTDLHNSIKNHTNIPTEYELKWSAKGKNINYVEFNFVK comes from the coding sequence ATGAGACTCAAATTTAACAAAGAAGCAGAAGGGATTTTAAATGCTTCTGAAATATTATTAAAACAAAGACCAATATATTTTGATCAAACTACTTATGTAGAAATAGGCATGGGTAAAGGTCAAATGATTTCACAAATGGCTTTAGAAAATCCTCATATTAACTTTATAGGATGAGAAAAATATTCAACAATAGCATTATATGCTTTAAAAAAAATTCAAAAAAACAATATTTCTAATTTGAAATTAATTGTTGATGATGCTACGAATATTGAAGAAATTTTAGCTTCAAAAGTAGATAAAATTTATTTAACTTTTTCAGATCCATGACCTAAAAAAAGACATGCAAAAAGAAGATTATTACATCGAAATTTTTTAACTAAATTTTCTCATGTTTTAAAACCAGATGGAATAATAATCTTTAAAACAGATAATGATTTTTTATATAATTTTGCACTTGAAGAATTAGAGTTTTTAAATGCAAATATTATTTTTCAAACAACAGATCTTCATAATAGTATAAAAAATCACACAAATATACCTACTGAATATGAATTAAAATGATCTGCAAAAGGTAAAAATATTAATTATGTTGAGTTTAATTTTGTAAAGTAA
- a CDS encoding DUF402 domain-containing protein — protein sequence MEKFKNTLDNLSKNKEYLNIQSFKYDGTLYRQYNGVKLIDNWKDYVVFLMVKTKVAEVSINWVVNEPTLFIFSKNHFFNVTILITDDQKFVYVNLASPFYIENKIVKYIDFDLDIKTKLHNDFNVIDWNDFKNNIIKYKYPKELIYKIYDEIDYLHLLFNSKEDFFNETNINKYFNKLKKLKEI from the coding sequence ATGGAAAAATTTAAAAACACATTAGATAATCTTTCAAAAAATAAAGAATATCTAAATATTCAATCATTTAAATATGATGGTACATTATATCGACAATATAATGGCGTTAAATTAATAGATAATTGAAAAGATTATGTAGTATTTTTAATGGTCAAGACAAAAGTTGCAGAAGTTTCAATTAATTGAGTTGTAAATGAACCAACATTATTTATATTTTCCAAAAATCATTTTTTCAACGTTACTATTTTAATTACAGATGATCAAAAATTTGTTTATGTAAATTTAGCAAGTCCTTTTTATATTGAAAATAAAATTGTTAAATACATTGATTTTGATCTTGATATCAAAACAAAATTACACAATGATTTTAATGTTATAGATTGAAATGATTTTAAAAATAACATTATTAAATACAAATACCCAAAAGAATTGATTTATAAAATTTATGATGAAATTGATTATCTACATTTACTTTTTAATTCCAAAGAAGACTTTTTTAATGAAACAAATATTAATAAATATTTTAATAAATTAAAGAAACTAAAGGAAATATAA